TTAACTGGTGATACTGACTTTGCCAGCCCACAAGCTTTGGTTGCATTCGCGTTAGGTCTAACACTCTTTGTGATTACCTTATGTTTAAACATTGTTGCACTGTACATTGTGCGTAAATACCGTGAGCAATACGAATGAGTACATCAAATACATCGTCTCCTATGGATCAGAACGTATTTGATCCACAAGCTGCTGCTGAATCACGTGAACGACGTAAAAAGGTCATCGAAAAATCTTTGGCTAAGCGTCACCGTAAAGAAAAAGCTTTTCGTTTTGCTGGTTTCTCGGCAGTCGTAATTGGTCTTGCATTCGTTGCGCTGTTGTTTAGCAGTATTTTGGCAAAAGGTTTACCTGCTTTTTGGCAAACCAGTATGAATGTTCCAATTTACTTCGATCCGAAAGTCATTGATGCAGGTCCTTTACCTGTTCGTGAGCAGGGAGAAACACCTGCACATTATCAAGAGCGTTATGTCGATTGGCAAACCAAAATGGGTATGGTGGATTGGGATGGCATTATTGTAAATGGAATGATTGCCAAAGACCCAGCACTTGCTAGTCAACGTGATCATTTAAGTAGTCTTTATGCGAGCTCAGAGGCTTATCGTTTACGTGACATGGTTTTTGCAGACCCATCACTCATTGGTAAAAAAGAAAATCTTAATTTCTTGGGTGATGCCAATGTTGATGTCTGGTTAAAAGGTAATATTGACCGTTCATTGCCAGATGATCAGCAACAACTTGAACCAGAAGTACGTAAACTTGCGGATGAACTAAAAGCAAAAGGCGTTCTTGAAAATACGTTCAATTTGAACTTGTTTAAGAATCCGGATTCTCGTAGTTCACCAGCAATTAGTGGTCTTGCAGGTGCATTCATGGGTTCATTGTTCATGATGCTGATTGTGATCATTATTGCAATTCCAATTGGTGTTGCTAGCGCAATCTATCTTGAAGAATTTGCTCCAAAGAATATTGTTACAGACATTATTGAAGTTAACATCAATAACCTTGCGGCTGTTCCTTCAATTGTGTTTGGTTTACTCGGCGCAGCAA
This region of Acinetobacter sp. XS-4 genomic DNA includes:
- the pstA gene encoding phosphate ABC transporter permease PstA, encoding MSTSNTSSPMDQNVFDPQAAAESRERRKKVIEKSLAKRHRKEKAFRFAGFSAVVIGLAFVALLFSSILAKGLPAFWQTSMNVPIYFDPKVIDAGPLPVREQGETPAHYQERYVDWQTKMGMVDWDGIIVNGMIAKDPALASQRDHLSSLYASSEAYRLRDMVFADPSLIGKKENLNFLGDANVDVWLKGNIDRSLPDDQQQLEPEVRKLADELKAKGVLENTFNLNLFKNPDSRSSPAISGLAGAFMGSLFMMLIVIIIAIPIGVASAIYLEEFAPKNIVTDIIEVNINNLAAVPSIVFGLLGAAIFIGWMHLPLSAPFVGGLVLSLMTLPTVIITTRASLKAVPPSIRQAALGLGASKFQTIFHHVLPLALPGIMTGSIIGVAHALGETAPLLLIGMSAFVASIPTTPFDQSTALPVQVYLWQGNELRNFFEGRTAAAIIVLLALLIGLNSLAIWLRKKFEVRW